From Coturnix japonica isolate 7356 chromosome 1, Coturnix japonica 2.1, whole genome shotgun sequence, the proteins below share one genomic window:
- the LOC107312365 gene encoding histone H1.10 — MSETAPAAAPAVAAPAAKAAAKKPKKAAGGAKARKPAGPSVTELITKAVSASKERKGLSLAALKKALAAGGYDVEKNNSRIKLGLKSLVNKGTLVQTKGTGASGSFRLSKKPGEVKEKAPRKRTAAAKPKKPAAKKPASAAKKPKKAAAAKKSPKKAKKPAAAATKKAAKSPKKATKAAKPKKAVAAKSPAKAKAVKPKAAKSKAAKPKAARAKKSAAKK; from the coding sequence ATGTCGGAGACCGCTCCCGCCGCAGCTCCCGCTGTCGCGGCCCCAGCCGCTAAGGCCGCCGCCAAGAAGCCGAAGAAGGCGGCGGGCGGCGCCAAAGCCCGCAAGCCCGCGGGCCCCAGCGTCACCGAGCTGATCACCAAGGCCGTGTCCGCCTCCAAGGAGCGCAAGGGGCTCTCCCTCGCCGCGCTCAAGAAGGCGCTGGCCGCCGGCGGCTACGATGTGGAGAAGAACAACAGCCGCATCAAGCTGGGGCTCAAGAGCCTCGTCAACAAAGGCACTCTGGTGCAGACCAAGGGCACCGGCGCCTCGGGCTCGTTCCGCCTCAGCAAGAAGCCGGGTGAGGTGAAGGAGAAGGCTCCCAGGAAGAGAACAGCGGCAGCCAAGCCCAAGAAGCCGGCGGCCAAGAAGCCTGCCAGCGCCGCCAAAAAGCCCAAGAAGGCGGCGGCGGCGAAGAAGAGCCCCAAGAAAGCCAAGAAGCCGGCGGCTGCTGCCACCAAGAAGGCAGCCAAGAGCCCCAAGAAGGCGACCAAGGCTGCCAAGCCCAAGAAGGCAGTGGCTGCCAAGAGCCCGGCCAAGGCAAAGGCGGTGAAGCCCAAAGCTGCCAAATCCAAGGCAGCCAAACCCAAGGCAGCCAGGGCGAAGAAGTCGGCGGCCAAGAAATGA
- the LOC107312605 gene encoding histone H3 yields the protein MARTKQTARKSTGGKAPRKQLATKAARKSAPATGGVKKPHRYRPGTVALREIRRYQKSTELLIRKLPFQRLVREIAQDFKTDLRFQSSAVMALQEASEAYLVGLFEDTNLCAIHAKRVTIMPKDIQLARRIRGERA from the coding sequence ATGGCCCGCACGAAGCAGACGGCGCGTAAGTCGACAGGCGGGAAGGCGCCCCGCAAGCAGCTGGCCACCAAGGCGGCCCGCAAGAGCGCGCCGGCCACGGGCGGCGTCAAGAAGCCGCACCGCTACCGGCCCGGCACGGTGGCGCTGCGCGAGATCCGGCGCTACCAGAAGTCCACGGAGCTGCTGATCCGCAAGCTGCCCTTCCAGCGCCTGGTGCGCGAGATCGCGCAGGACTTCAAGACCGACCTGCGCTTCCAGAGCTCGGCCGTCATGGCGCTGCAGGAGGCCAGCGAGGCCTACCTGGTGGGGCTCTTCGAGGACACCAACCTGTGCGCCATCCACGCCAAGCGCGTCACCATCATGCCCAAGGACATCCAGCTCGCCCGGCGCATCCGCGGGGAGCGTGCCTAA
- the LOC107312635 gene encoding histone H4, with product MSGRGKGGKGLGKGGAKRHRKVLRDNIQGITKPAIRRLARRGGVKRISGLIYEETRGVLKVFLENVIRDAVTYTEHAKRKTVTAMDVVYALKRQGRTLYGFGG from the coding sequence ATGTCTGGCAGAGGCAAAGGCGGGAAGGGGCTCGGCAAGGGGGGCGCCAAGCGCCACCGTAAGGTGCTGCGCGACAACATCCAGGGCATCACCAAGCCGGCCATCCGCCGTCTGGCGCGGCGCGGCGGCGTGAAGCGCATCTCGGGGCTGATCTACGAGGAGACGCGCGGCGTGCTCAAGGTGTTCCTGGAGAACGTCATCCGCGACGCCGTCACCTACACCGAGCACGCCAAGAGGAAGACGGTCACGGCCATGGACGTGGTCTACGCGCTCAAACGCCAGGGACGCACCCTCTACGGCTTCGGCGGCTAA
- the LOC107312585 gene encoding histone H1.03, whose protein sequence is MAETAPVAAPDVAAAPTPTKASPAKKPKKAAGGAKARKPAGPSVTELITKAVSASKERKGLSLAALKKALAAGGYDVEKSNSRIKLGLKSLVSKGTLVQTKGTGASGSFRLSKKPGEVKEKAPRKKTAAAKPKKTAAKKPAVAAKKPKKAVAVKKSPKKVKKPAAAATKKAVKSPKKATKAVKPKKAVAAKSPAKAKAVKPKAAKPKAAKPKVAKAKKAAPKKK, encoded by the coding sequence ATGGCCGAGACCGCTCCCGTTGCTGCGCCCGATGTGGCCGCCGCTCCGACCCCAACCAAGGCGTCGCCCGCCAAGAAGCCGAAGAAGGCGGCGGGCGGCGCCAAAGCCCGCAAGCCCGCGGGCCCCAGCGTCACCGAGCTGATCACCAAGGCCGTGTCCGCTTCCAAGGAGCGCAAGGGGCTCTCCCTCGCCGCGCTCAAGAAGGCGCTGGCCGCCGGCGGATACGACGTGGAAAAAAGTAACAGCCGCATCAAGCTGGGGCTCAAAAGCCTGGTCAGCAAAGGCACCCTGGTGCAGACCAAGGGCACCGGAGCCTCGGGCTCGTTCCGCCTCAGCAAGAAGCCGGGTGAGGTGAAGGAGAAGGCTCCCAGGAAGAAGACAGCGGCAGCCAAGCCCAAGAAGACAGCAGCTAAGAAACCTGCAGTTGCTGCCAAGAAGCCCAAGAAAGCAGTGGCAGTGAAGAAGAGCCCCAAGAAAGTCAAGAAGCCGGCGGCTGCTGCCACCAAGAAGGCAGTGAAGAGCCCCAAGAAGGCGACCAAGGCTGTCAAGCCCAAGAAGGCAGTAGCTGCCAAGAGCCCGGCCAAGGCAAAGGCGGTGAAGCCCAAAGCTGCCAAGCCCAAGGCGGCCAAACCCAAGGTAGCCAAGGCAAAGAAGGCGGCACCCAAGAAGAAGTAA